One segment of Anopheles stephensi strain Indian chromosome 3, UCI_ANSTEP_V1.0, whole genome shotgun sequence DNA contains the following:
- the LOC118510781 gene encoding 40S ribosomal protein S21 isoform X1, translating into MENDAGEFVDLYCPRKCSSSNRIIHAKDHASIQINIVDVDPETGRMLDTSKVYAICGEIRRMGESDDCIVRLAKKDGLLSKNY; encoded by the exons atggagAACGATGCTGGAGAGTTTGTCGATTTGTACTGCCCCCGCAAGTG CTCGTCGAGCAACCGCATCATCCACGCTAAGGACCATGCCTCCATCCAGATCAACATCGTCGATGTAGATCCGGAGACTGGCCGCATGCTGGACACGTCCAAGGTGTACGCCATCTGCGGTGAGATCCGTCGCATGGGTGAATCGGACGACTGCATCGTTCGTCTGGCCAAGAAGGACGGTCTACTGTCTAA GAACTATTAA
- the LOC118510776 gene encoding probable serine hydrolase, with the protein MSGRTVAAVESRHTAGQDDESLRSNVEHHPLIRFIELQDKQNNVTEVEIPVPYGKIAGKWFGPKNVRPILCLHGWLDNSGTFDRLIPLLPEAVSFLAIDLPGHGYSSRIPDGMSYYVLDCIPLILTIMREYGWAKVSLMAHSMGATICYIFAALFPDKVDLVIGLDALKPLSFHPDKFPQRMSKQVLKFIQADIRNQEKSEPPSYTYEEMIDRLYEGTAASVSRDACPYLLQRNIKPSRKFPGKYYFDRDNRMKYNVIPGWADSVNVELAKRITAPFLTVKAIDSPYPGSREGFEQTVAILKEANAKYEVVYVPGSHHVHLTEPENVVPVVVDFLRKYWRKEMDVVSKL; encoded by the exons ATGTCTGGACGGACGGTAGCAGCGGTAGAGTCTCGTCATACCGCCGGACAGGATGACGAGAGTCTGCGAAGTAACGTGGAGCACCATCCATTGATAAGATTCATCGAGCTGCAGGACAAACAGAACAAT gTGACCGAGGTGGAAATTCCCGTCCCGTACGGGAAGATCGCTGGCAAGTGGTTCGGACCGAAGAATGTCCGTCCGATTCTGTGCCTGCACGGGTGGCTCGACAATAGTGGCACGTTCGATCGGCTAATACCGCTGCTACCGGAAGCCGTAAGCTTTCTCGCGATCGATCTCCCCGGGCACGGCTACTCGTCCCGCATCCCGGACGGTATGTCCTACTACGTGCTGGACTGCATTCCCCTAATTCTCACCATAATGCGCGAGTACGGCTGGGCAAAGGTGTCCCTAATGGCGCACTCAATGGGCGCCACCATATGCTACATCTTTGCCGCCCTGTTCCCCGACAAGGTCGATCTAGTGATTGGACTCGATGCGCTGAAACCGCTCAGCTTCCATCCCGACAAGTTTCCGCAGCGCATGAGCAAACAGGTGCTGAAGTTCATTCAGGCGGACATCCGCAATCAGGAGAAGTCCGAACCACCGTCCTACACGTACGAGGAGATGATCGATCGGCTGTACGAAGGGACGGCCGCCTCTGTATCGCGCGACGCGTGCCCGTACTTGCTGCAGCGCAACATTAAACCATCCCGCAAATTCCCCGGCAAGTACTACTTCGATCGGGACAATCGCATGAAGTACAACGTCATCCCGGGCTGGGCGGACAGCGTTAATGTGGAGCTGGCGAAGCGCATAACGGCACCGTTTCTGACAGTGAAAGCGATCGACTCCCCGTATCCAGGCTCCAGGGAAGGATTCGAACAGACCGTTGCGATCCTGAAGGAAGCTAACGCGAAGTATGAGGTGGTGTACGTGCCTGGGTCACATCATGTGCATCTAACCGAGCCGGAAAATGTcgtaccggtggtggtggacttTCTGCGAAAGTATTGGCGCAAGGAGATGGATGTAGTTAGTAAGCTTTAA
- the LOC118510781 gene encoding 40S ribosomal protein S21 isoform X2, translating into MENDAGEFVDLYCPRKCSSSNRIIHAKDHASIQINIVDVDPETGRMLDTSKVYAICGEIRRMGESDDCIVRLAKKDGLLSK; encoded by the exons atggagAACGATGCTGGAGAGTTTGTCGATTTGTACTGCCCCCGCAAGTG CTCGTCGAGCAACCGCATCATCCACGCTAAGGACCATGCCTCCATCCAGATCAACATCGTCGATGTAGATCCGGAGACTGGCCGCATGCTGGACACGTCCAAGGTGTACGCCATCTGCGGTGAGATCCGTCGCATGGGTGAATCGGACGACTGCATCGTTCGTCTGGCCAAGAAGGACGGTCTACTGTCTAAGTAA
- the LOC118510770 gene encoding daxx-like protein: MATASSVIVLDSDTDDDGVIIESTSNRRGSKRKASPCPTPTTQQNGTSGGSVTSSSSSSNIVGPSVTGGGSGGAHDPQRKRIKPITIATNLSEQRWSSSDGKTPPHNNNNNNHSITGNENFAPITYSEDWEQEMKQYQQKLASGGEKRDRSLPETTTSATAVTSSRSSTSTTTTTTTNDDSDPNGSNRGTPGSVDKSLSETASTNEQLRSASRQSRKAPKCSTTIEKNPIGKEFQELLDACRKADSSNDMELLIKKRLIRYYEIVHPDYVKSKSFKKAVAAATAGIRAQPHLVFLKLVNIVEELKARRKSRSVAPPAEDSSEAANDNPDTCVPLAPEDFSTGNAKKDRQIRRLNYTLYVLHKRIHQMEEAEVDFNDEANSTYVLAERYKKHAFKVYEKLCDITGESKNAHRLIRKPIYFRDTQYPEFNHTLSQFLNRTNIFPNFRDVLRCLEHCNTRYGYGLRTERMNRVAHDAFIKVGKQLQKRRKTDLYETVMYHTGDEKDPAITDPKLREKLEENGKHYSKVNSIIDRFAEKELSIREGNHEKKDKSATPAGQSTETKPSSSKGDAATQSATSMDTTAPNGGTHDDVLQLSEDDDDDDYDDEDEEDEDEEEDDAESTTKENVRPDSFEDVVISDDEELIILDS; encoded by the exons ATGGCAACTGCTTCGTCCGTAATTGTGCTAGACTCGGAtacggatgatgatggg GTGATAATAGAAAGCACTTCCAATCGTAGAGGCAGCAAACGAAAGGCATCACCATGTCCCACCCCAACCACACAGCAGAACGGAACGAGTGGTGGCAgcgtcaccagcagcagcagcagcagtaacatCGTCGGGCCATCGGTTACCGGCGGCGGAAGTGGTGGTGCACATGATCCGCAACGGAAACGCATCAAACCGATAACGATCGCGACGAACCTGTCGGAACAGCGGTGGTCGTCGTCGGATGGCAAAACACCGCcacacaacaataacaacaataaTCATTCGATTACGGGCAATGAAAACTTTGCGCCAATAACCTATTCGGAAGATTGGGAGCAGGAAATGAAACAGTACCAGCAGAAGCTTGCCTCCGGTGGAGAAAAACGGGACCGTTCCTTGCCGGAAACAACAACATCGGCGACAGCAGTTACCAGCTCTCGCAGTAGCactagcaccaccaccaccaccacaacaaacGATGATTCAGACCCGAACGGCAGCAACCGAGGCACACCCGGCTCGGTGGATAAAAGTTTATCCGAAACGGCATCCACCAACGAGCAGCTACGGTCTGCCTCGCGCCAGTCACGCAAAGCGCCGAAATGTTCCACTACGATCGAAAAGAATCCGATCGGGAAAGAGTTTCAGGAGCTGCTGGACGCTTGCCGCAAGGCGGACAGTTCTAACGACATGGAGCTGCTTATAAAGAAACGGCTAATCCGCTACTACGAAATCGTCCATCCGGACTACGTAAAATCGAAAAGCTTCAAGAAAGCCGTCGCTGCTGCAACGGCCGGTATACGGGCCCAGCCGCACCTGGTCTTTCTGAAGCTGGTCAACATTGTGGAGGAACTGAAGGCGCGAAGGAAATCACGGTCTGTCGCACCACCCGCGGAAGACTCTTCGGAAGCCGCGAACGACAATCCGGACACCTGTGTCCCGCTTGCCCCGGAAGACTTTTCGACCGGGAATGCTAAAAAAGATCGACAAATCAGACGGCTAAACTACACGCTGTACGTCCTGCACAAGCGCATCCACCAGATGGAGGAGGCCGAGGTGGACTTTAATGATGAGGCCAACTCGACCTACGTGCTGGCGGAACGGTACAAAAAGCATGCGTTCAAGGTGTACGAAAAGCTGTGCGATATAACTGGCGAGAGCAAGAATGCGCACCGGCTGATCCGGAAACCGATCTACTTCCGGGACACGCAGTACCCGGAGTTTAACCACACGCTGTCCCAGTTTCTTAACCGGACGAACATTTTCCCCAACTTCCGGGATGTGTTGCGGTGTCTGGAGCACTGCAACACCCGGTACGGGTATGGGTTGCGGACGGAGCGGATGAATCGGGTCGCGCACGATGCGTTCATTAAGGTGGGCAAACAGTTGCAGAAGCGGCGGAAAACGGATCTGTACGAGACGGTGATGTATCATACCGGGGACGAGAAGGATCCGGCCATTACCGATCCGAAGTTGCGCGAGAAGCTGGAGGAGAATGGGAAGCATTACAGCAAAGTGAACAGCATCATCGATAG GTTTGCTGAGAAAGAGTTGAGTATACGCGAGGGGAATCACGAAAAGAAGGACAAAAGCGCGACACCGGCGGGACAAAGTACTGAAACAAAGCCATCCAGTAGCAAAGGTGATGCTGCTACCCAGTCAGCCACGAGTATGGACACCACGGCTCCGAATGGAGGTACGCATGATGACGTGCTACAGCTTAGcgaggacgacgatgatgatgactacgacgatgaggatgaagaggatgaggacgaggaggaggacgacgcCGAGTCTACCACGAAGGAAAACGTACGGCCAGACTCGTTCGAGGATGTCGTCATATCCGACGACGAGGAGCTGATCATACTCGACTCATAG
- the LOC118510775 gene encoding probable serine hydrolase, with the protein MAKVRGTVLVKSLLGSLLSGEGSVLPRIAISGSVRHSHHKAHDLVEEHDRQHDVEEVRIPVPYGEIAGKWWGPRNVRPIVTLHGWQDNAGTFDRLLPLLPKNASFLALDLPGHGFSSRIPDGMTYNTLDNLAVLFHVMREYRWKKLSLMGHSMGSILCFLFASTFPDKVDLYVGIDALKPHIADAEKFPARLEKRLPQALLADARNRDKSEPPSYPYQELIERLHLGTNKSVSREAAPFLLYRNTRKSTLHPDQYYFTRDSRLKYSLGLGWDQAINLEFGKRIVLPYLFIKAKHSPYYEDRKYFDQFVEVVKQHNPLFELEFVDSTHHLHLTEPEKVAPIINRFLAKHWKEEMIK; encoded by the exons ATGGCGAAAGTCCGCGGTACAGTTTTAGTGAAATCCTTGCTCGGTTCCTTGCTATCCGGCGAAGGAAGTGTCCTGCCACGGATTGCAATCTCAGGCTCAGTTCGCCACTCACACCATAAAGCACACGATCTGGTGGAGGAACACGATCGGCAGCATGAC GTGGAAGAGGTACGCATTCCCGTCCCGTACGGTGAGATTGCCGGTAAATGGTGGGGACCACGAAATGTTCGCCCGATCGTAACGCTTCACGGATGGCAAGATAATGCGGGTACGTTCGACCGGTTGCTACCGTTGCTGCCGAAGAACGCGAGCTTCCTGGCGCTGGATTTACCGGGCCACGGGTTTTCGTCACGCATCCCGGACGGCATGACGTACAATACGCTCGACAACCTGGCCGTGCTGTTCCACGTGATGCGCGAGTACCGCTGGAAGAAACTATCGCTCATGGGCCATTCGATGGGTTCCATCCTGTGCTTCCTGTTTGCGTCCACCTTTCCGGACAAGGTAGACCTGTACGTGGGAATCGATGCGCTCAAGCCACACATTGCCGATGCGGAAAAGTTTCCGGCCCGATTGGAAAAGCGACTGCCTCAGGCACTGCTGGCCGATGCGCGGAACCGTGATAAATCGGAACCACCATCCTACCCGTACCAGGAGCTAATCGAACGGCTTCACCTCGGTACGAACAAATCAGTCTCGCGTGAGGCAGCACCGTTTCTGCTCTATCGAAACACACGCAAATCGACGCTGCATCCCGATCAGTACTACTTCACACGGGACAGCCGGTTAAAGTACAGCCTGGGGCTCGGCTGGGATCAGGCCATTAACTTGGAGTTTGGCAAACGGATCGTTTTGCCGTACCTGTTTATCAAGGCGAAACATTCACCGTACTACGAGGATCGGAAGTACTTTGATCAGTTTGTCGAAGTGGTGAAGCAACACAATCCACTGTTTGAGCTAGAGTTTGTGGACAGTACGCATCATCTGCATCTGACCGAGCCGGAAAAGGTGGCACCGATCATTAATCGCTTTTTGGCAAAGCACTGGAAGGAGGAAATGATTAAGTAG
- the LOC118510779 gene encoding probable serine hydrolase, translating into MAEAKRHMVQQNDERHGVHEERIPLPFGDVTAKWWGPRDLRPIVCLHGWMDNGGSFDRLIPLLPREISFLAIEFPGHGRSAHLPAGVAYNALDTLRLLLHLMQHYGWARISLMSHSIGAVMSYVFAGTFPDRVDLLISFDLLKPFILDPDMVLFLLSDSLPKTLDYGTGSKKEESKLFRYDEYVEHMHAGFHESISRDACHYLLYRTLEPAGEGLYRRSTDRRIRHNHGLVWSHDVNLEIARRIRVPFLYLKTTETPLFEDPQYHQETIDVLAGSNALFEHALVEGKHHVHLSHPERVAPFVRNFLEKHWKREQYTLCKL; encoded by the exons ATGGCAGAAGCAAAACGGCACATGGTACAGCAGAACGATGAACGGCACGGT GTCCACGAGGAACGCATACCGCTACCGTTCGGTGATGTAACCGCCAAATGGTGGGGACCGCGCGATCTTCGTCCGATCGTTTGTCTGCACGGCTGGATGGATAATGGCGGTTCGTTCGATCGCTTGATACCGTTGCTGCCGCGCGAAATCAGCTTCCTAGCGATCGAGTTCCCGGGCCACGGACGATCGGCCCACCTGCCGGCAGGTGTGGCATACAATGCACTCGACACGCTGCGCCTTCTGCTGCACCTGATGCAACACTACGGCTGGGCTCGGATTTCGCTCATGAGCCACTCGATCGGTGCGGTGATGAGTTACGTGTTTGCGGGCACCTTCCCGGATCGGGTCGATCTGCTCATCTCGTTCGATCTGCTCAAACCCTTCATACTCGATCCGGATATGGTGTTGTTCTTGCTGTCCGATTCTCTGCCGAAAACGCTCGACTACGGTACCGGCAGCAAGAAGGAGGAAAGCAAGCTGTTCCGGTACGACGAGTACGTGGAGCATATGCATGCCGGTTTTCACGAATCGATTAGCCGCGATGCTTGCCATTACCTGCTGTACCGTACGTTGGAACCGGCGGGCGAAGGACTTTACCGACGATCGACCGATCGCCGCATACGGCACAACCATGGGCTGGTGTGGTCGCACGATGTGAATCTGGAAATAGCGCGCCGGATACGGGTACCGTTCCTGTACCTCAAGACGACCGAAACGCCGTTGTTCGAGGATCCCCAGTACCATCAGGAAACGATCGATGTGCTAGCGGGTAGCAATGCACTGTTCGAGCATGCGCTCGTCGAGGGTAAGCACCATGTGCATCTGTCCCATCCGGAGCGTGTGGCACCGTTTGTGAGGAACTTTTTGGAAAAGCACTGGAAAAGGGAGCAATATACGTTGTGCAAGCTGTGA
- the LOC118510778 gene encoding probable serine hydrolase, which translates to MDVIGTQPMETLVERHDRQHAVQEVRIPVPFGELAGKWWGPRAVRPIVCLHGWQDNAGSFDTLIPLLPSHMSFLALDLPGHGYSSRIPDGMTYQPMNVFYLLNFVMREYGWQKISLMSHSMGSVLHYAYAAIFPTRVDFLISLDALKPQIFRDEVLVSMLSELTPEFLKADLRNQKKSEPPSYSYEETVERLFEGAVNSITRESCPFLLQRNLRKSAKFPDKYYFARDSRLKYGFGFLWSQEVNKRLAQNLTMPFLFIKATESPYWEKKRYYDEVVEILERNNSRFELKYVEGTHHVHLSHPERVAPVVTDFLNRYWQQDEEMASKL; encoded by the exons ATGGATGTGATCGGCACGCAACCGATGGAAACGCTCGTCGAGCGGCACGATCGCCAACATGCA GTGCAAGAAGTCCGCATCCCGGTCCCGTTCGGTGAGCTGGCCGGTAAGTGGTGGGGACCACGCGCCGTCCGTCCGATCGTATGCCTGCACGGGTGGCAAGATAATGCCGGCTCGTTCGACACCCTGATCCCGCTGCTACCGTCCCACATGAGCTTCCTGGCGCTGGATCTGCCCGGACACGGGTACTCATCACGCATCCCGGACGGGATGACCTACCAACCGATGAACGTCTTCTACCTGCTCAACTTTGTCATGCGCGAGTACGGGTGGCAAAAAATCTCGCTCATGAGCCACTCGATGGGTTCGGTACTGCACTACGCTTACGCAGCCATCTTCCCAACCCGCGTCGATTTCCTCATCTCGCTCGACGCCCTAAAGCCACAAATCTTCCGTGACGAGGTGCTCGTTTCGATGCTGAGCGAGCTGACGCCCGAATTCTTAAAGGCGGATCTACGCAATCAGAAAAAATCGGAACCACCGTCCTACTCCTACGAAGAAACGGTCGAACGGCTTTTCGAGGGTGCGGTCAATTCGATCACGCGTGAATCTTGTCCATTTCTGCTGCAACGCAACCTTCGCAAATCGGCCAAATTCCCCGACAAGTACTACTTTGCCCGGGATAGCCGACTAAAGTatggttttgggtttttgtggTCACAGGAGGTGAACAAACGGTTAGCGCAGAACCTTACGATGCCGTTCCTGTTTATCAAAGCGACCGAATCACCGTACTGGGAGAAGAAGCGATACTATGACGAAGTGGTCGAGATTCTGGAGCGCAACAATTCGCGGTTCGAGCTGAAGTATGTGGAAGGAACGCACCACGTGCATCTGTCCCATCCGGAGCGGGTAGCGCCGGTGGTGACGGACTTTCTGAATCGATACTGGCAGCAGGATGAGGAAATGGCGAGCAAGCTGTAG
- the LOC118510774 gene encoding kynurenine formamidase, which yields MAKQIISSTSRLITHRRSVRIGWAAVVVCFALVANHYQSPLPVAAAAEAPSSTPPHVTRWLSKLAKYVHFRAGKVSCTGTMDGQGPPSEATLAQWEKQYSPSAWSVRFATPAEVINFHVKFVKEESDRNKQLFDTTLDVAYGSGDRDKVDIYGENLPADAPLFVYIHGGYWQMLEKETSAYAVKPLVERGVRVMIVGYELCPEVTLEELVRQIKVASEFVLNYATENGVKHVSIAGHSAGAHLIASMLDQLFQSAVGEELLLLKDVYLISGVYDVQELRYTNSVNRDNLLAINDQNAKRLSPLLASYDHLRSVSEQGALKFHVYVAQHDSDVFREMSSKMYDRLRSFGLSCDLHVLPNLDHFDIVEQLASSDYTITSAILAGVAREQNTA from the exons ATGGCTAAACAAATCATTAGTTCGACCAGCCGACTGATAACGCATCGCAGATCGGTTCGGATCGGTTGGGCGGCAGTTGTCGTGTGCTTTGCTCTCGTCGCTAATCACTACCAGTCGCCGTTGCCggttgctgcagcagcagaagcaccaTCAAGTACACCGCCCCACGTTACACGTTGGTTAAGCAAGCTCGCAAAGTACGTACACTTTCGGGCCGGGAAGGTTAGCTGCACCGGAACGATGGACGGCCAGGGACCACCCTCGGAAGCTACGCTAGCTCAGTGGGAGAAGCAATACTCACCGTCCGCCTGGAGCGTACGCTTTGCAACACCGGCCGAAGTGATCAACTTTCACGTGAAGTTTGTCAAGGAGG AGAGCGACAGGAACAAGCAGCTTTTTGATACGACGCTAGACGTGGCGTACGGTAGTGGCGATCGGGATAAGGTGGACATTTACGGTGAAAATCTGCCCGCCGATGCGCCACTGTTCGTGTACATCCATGGTGGGTACTGGCAGATGCTGGAGAAGGAAACGTCCGCCTATGCGGTGAAACCACTGGTCGAGCGCGGTGTACGGGTGATGATCGTTGGGTACGAGCTATGCCCGGAGGTGACACTGGAGGAGCTGGTGCGCCAGATTAAGGTGGCGAGCGAGTTTGTGTTGAACTACGCCACCGAAAATGGTGTCAA GCACGTCTCAATTGCTGGACATTCGGCCGGAGCGCATCTGATCGCTAGCATGCTGGACCAGCTGTTTCAAAGTGCGGTCGGCGAAGAGCTGCTCCTGCTGAAGGATGTGTATCTCATCTCGGGCGTgtacgatgtgcaggaactgcGGTACACGAACAGCGTCAACAGGGACAATCTGCTGGCGATTAACGATCAGAACGCGAAACGACTGTCGCCCTTGCTTGCCAGCTACGATCATCTGCGATCGGTAAGCGAACAGGGCGCGCTAAAGTTTCACGTGTACGTTGCACAGCACGATAGTGACGTGTTTCGTGAGATGTCGTCGAAGATGTACGACCGGTTGCGCTCGTTTGGGCTGAGCTGTGATTTGCACGTGTTGCCAAATCTGGATCACTTCGATATAGTGGAACAGCTCGCCTCCTCTGATTATACCATCACGAGCGCCATTTTGGCGGGGGTTGCTAGGGAACAGAACACAGCTTAG